In a genomic window of Virgibacillus sp. SK37:
- a CDS encoding GNAT family N-acetyltransferase — protein MIKRLKPADAASYWNLRLEALKRHPEAFLTSYEEAVQRENPLQGVAANLEKEENYTFGAFENGSLIGMVTLLIETREKIKHKANLFAMYVSTEERGKGIGRALLQEAIEKAQALREIEQIILSVVKTNTRASRLYQNMGFRSFGTETKALKLEDVYYDEEYMVLFI, from the coding sequence CTGATTAAACGATTGAAGCCTGCAGATGCAGCAAGCTATTGGAATTTAAGATTGGAAGCTTTGAAGAGACATCCAGAAGCATTCTTAACTAGTTATGAAGAGGCAGTTCAGCGAGAAAACCCATTGCAAGGCGTTGCTGCCAATCTGGAAAAGGAAGAGAATTACACATTTGGAGCGTTTGAGAATGGAAGTCTCATTGGAATGGTAACTTTATTAATTGAAACAAGAGAGAAAATAAAGCACAAAGCAAATCTGTTTGCAATGTATGTCTCCACGGAAGAACGCGGCAAGGGTATAGGAAGAGCCCTTCTGCAAGAGGCAATAGAAAAGGCACAAGCATTAAGAGAAATTGAACAAATTATCCTTAGTGTAGTAAAAACAAATACGAGGGCAAGTCGCCTTTATCAAAATATGGGTTTTCGTTCTTTTGGAACAGAGACCAAGGCACTTAAGTTGGAAGATGTGTACTATGATGAAGAATATATGGTATTGTTCATCTAG